A region of Syntrophorhabdaceae bacterium DNA encodes the following proteins:
- a CDS encoding flagellar assembly protein T N-terminal domain-containing protein has protein sequence MKKRFLYITIIVLPLLILVSVLLNVCWSQEYKDITVSGTAVIVGDNEDQAKKLAVHDALRTAVEMGVGVIIQSSSEVKDFELIKDEIKSNAEGYIKEYDIIKEGAKNGKYNVTLRAKVLTEKINEAFKKRLNKVARALGNPSITFVLTTWKKIGEKGGFESKTEQVDVSAKHRDRAQIDGGIDEKASAESKYSGSTRAKSSMSADISTKERASAEFKGSSSGKGMASASVAARGKATDDSIEASGDVKASRSYDGQAKADYQGSYDGKGRAAYEGSASRSGEASGSQSSSYKVKGAVDSSKAVDASLKVTKSSSSTMRLSEIEWKKFPDMTIIDAFGQEFKERGFDLMAADEARKIAQAESLASSPIDVFDREQVRKKAEKEGANYVARGEVQIIDYQISESTGKPVVRSKVGVEIIDVNSGDIVGVYSNTTNATSSSREEAEAQAIKKIAVLAAKTLAGQTVETWEKRSAVGQFYTIEVRNITNTRKQQRPLIKVIESVANIRQQTNPENKVLLIQVSFKGTKEKLGEVILDKLESEKILGFSAEEFDGPKIEGGKIVFIFTK, from the coding sequence ATGAAAAAAAGATTTCTGTATATAACAATCATAGTCCTTCCTCTCCTGATTTTAGTTTCAGTATTACTAAATGTATGTTGGTCTCAAGAATACAAGGATATTACTGTATCAGGAACGGCAGTCATTGTTGGTGACAATGAAGATCAGGCAAAAAAGTTAGCTGTGCACGATGCATTGCGCACAGCCGTAGAAATGGGTGTCGGAGTGATTATTCAGAGCAGTTCGGAGGTCAAGGATTTTGAGTTGATCAAGGATGAGATTAAATCAAACGCCGAGGGATATATTAAGGAATACGACATCATAAAGGAAGGAGCAAAGAACGGCAAATATAATGTAACCTTAAGGGCAAAAGTCTTAACCGAAAAAATTAACGAGGCTTTTAAGAAACGATTGAATAAGGTTGCACGAGCTTTGGGGAATCCATCTATTACATTTGTCTTGACGACTTGGAAAAAAATCGGGGAGAAGGGTGGTTTTGAATCCAAAACTGAGCAAGTTGATGTTTCGGCAAAGCATCGTGACCGGGCGCAGATAGATGGCGGCATCGATGAAAAAGCAAGTGCTGAAAGTAAATATTCCGGAAGTACCAGAGCAAAATCGTCAATGAGTGCCGATATATCCACTAAGGAGAGAGCAAGTGCAGAGTTTAAAGGGTCATCAAGTGGAAAAGGAATGGCATCTGCCAGTGTAGCTGCGCGCGGAAAAGCTACAGATGATTCCATAGAAGCCAGCGGGGATGTAAAAGCTAGTCGCAGCTATGATGGACAGGCTAAGGCTGATTATCAGGGTTCATATGACGGCAAAGGTCGTGCCGCCTATGAGGGTTCTGCTTCAAGATCTGGTGAAGCAAGCGGATCTCAATCCAGCAGTTACAAAGTAAAAGGCGCTGTCGATTCCTCTAAGGCTGTTGACGCCTCTTTGAAAGTCACAAAATCAAGTAGTTCCACCATGAGACTGAGTGAGATAGAATGGAAAAAATTTCCTGATATGACTATCATCGATGCTTTTGGCCAAGAATTCAAAGAAAGAGGCTTCGATCTTATGGCGGCAGACGAGGCTAGAAAAATCGCTCAAGCTGAGTCGCTGGCAAGTTCCCCCATAGACGTTTTTGACCGGGAGCAAGTCCGGAAAAAAGCGGAGAAGGAAGGCGCTAATTATGTCGCCAGGGGTGAAGTGCAAATCATTGATTACCAGATTTCGGAAAGCACCGGAAAACCGGTGGTGCGATCAAAAGTTGGTGTCGAGATCATTGATGTAAATTCCGGAGATATTGTTGGTGTTTACTCAAATACAACAAATGCTACCAGCTCAAGCAGAGAGGAGGCAGAAGCGCAAGCCATTAAAAAAATCGCGGTATTGGCTGCAAAGACTTTGGCTGGTCAGACAGTGGAAACCTGGGAAAAACGTAGTGCCGTTGGGCAATTCTATACAATAGAGGTGCGAAATATTACTAACACGCGCAAACAACAAAGACCCCTGATCAAAGTCATTGAATCTGTAGCTAACATACGACAACAGACCAATCCCGAGAATAAAGTGCTTCTCATTCAAGTATCTTTCAAGGGGACCAAAGAAAAACTTGGTGAAGTAATTTTGGATAAGCTTGAGAGTGAAAAAATTCTTGGATTCTCTGCCGAAGAATTTGATGGTCCTAAAATTGAGGGAGGGAAAATCGTTTTTATTTTTACAAAATAA